The proteins below come from a single Rhodococcus sp. WMMA185 genomic window:
- a CDS encoding TIGR00341 family protein, with product MLFALVPDSQRRSLAELEDRLDLDTGDSRAKRSGFWIMLTLSGVIAAAGVVGDSTATVIGAMIIAPLSTPILGIGLGIVTGRGRPVVRNILYVLAGVVLVAVVGYLFSQVLPNPTNVLTNSQVSGRTSPTLNDLAAAIATGLAGAIAVTRRDVGDVLPGVAIAISLVPPLAVIGVCLGSGAPSLAAGALVLFASNVVAMVITSTVVFAVAGYTRESDSSASSRRGRIYAILGAALVVVAIPMVLNSLATVWADDIRKSTQQWLADTPDAVVGSVTWQGNTAVIEVLGPRNLPPISDLEQSVAEVVPWGPGIIVLHAVGARIEGSE from the coding sequence ATGCTCTTCGCTCTCGTACCGGACAGCCAACGACGAAGTTTGGCGGAACTCGAGGATCGCCTGGATCTCGACACGGGCGACAGCAGGGCGAAGCGGTCAGGTTTCTGGATCATGCTCACCCTCTCCGGAGTGATCGCTGCGGCCGGCGTCGTAGGAGATTCGACCGCGACCGTGATCGGCGCAATGATCATCGCCCCGTTGTCGACACCGATCCTGGGGATCGGTCTCGGCATCGTCACCGGCCGAGGCCGGCCAGTGGTCCGCAACATCTTGTATGTTCTGGCCGGCGTCGTGCTGGTCGCGGTTGTGGGATACCTCTTCTCACAGGTGCTGCCCAACCCCACGAACGTGCTGACCAACTCACAAGTCTCCGGGCGGACCTCGCCGACCTTGAACGATCTCGCGGCCGCGATAGCCACCGGGTTGGCCGGGGCAATCGCCGTCACCCGTCGCGATGTCGGTGACGTACTACCAGGGGTTGCCATCGCGATCTCCCTCGTGCCCCCGCTCGCGGTGATAGGTGTCTGCCTGGGATCGGGCGCACCCTCGCTGGCCGCCGGTGCCCTGGTACTTTTCGCGTCCAACGTGGTCGCCATGGTGATCACGTCGACCGTGGTCTTCGCGGTCGCCGGCTACACTCGCGAATCCGACTCCAGCGCCTCGAGCCGGCGCGGCCGGATCTACGCCATACTGGGTGCTGCACTGGTCGTCGTCGCCATACCCATGGTCTTGAACTCACTGGCCACCGTTTGGGCCGACGACATCCGCAAATCGACCCAACAATGGCTGGCTGACACTCCCGACGCCGTCGTCGGATCTGTCACTTGGCAAGGCAATACCGCGGTCATCGAAGTCCTGGGTCCACGAAACCTACCGCCAATCTCCGACCTCGAACAATCAGTGGCCGAAGTGGTGCCCTGGGGTCCGGGCATCATCGTCCTGCACGCTGTCGGTGCGCGCATCGAAGGTAGTGAGTAG
- the cspE gene encoding transcription antiterminator/RNA stability regulator CspE translates to MAQGVVKWFNSEKGFGFIAPDDGSADVFVHYSEISGSGYKTLDENQRVEFEVGQGQKGPQAQNVRAL, encoded by the coding sequence ATGGCGCAGGGCGTTGTGAAGTGGTTCAACAGCGAGAAGGGCTTCGGATTCATCGCACCGGACGATGGCAGTGCCGACGTGTTCGTGCACTACTCGGAGATCTCCGGCAGCGGCTACAAGACGCTCGACGAGAACCAACGCGTCGAGTTCGAGGTCGGCCAGGGCCAGAAGGGCCCGCAGGCTCAGAACGTTCGAGCCCTCTGA
- a CDS encoding MFS transporter, whose translation MTATADAIVKTQVPDFEYQRRGRWLDHWNPEDERFWESGGKRTAWKNLALSVFSEHLGFNVWVIWTIVVTNMGNAGFAFMQGEQALNNALLLTSVPVLVGAALRVPYTFAIPKFGGRAFTAFSASMLLFPCLGLAYFINQPNTSMGVFLVLAALAGFGGGNFSSSMANISFFFPEGKKGAALGINAAGGNLGVAVTQLALPLVIALGTTVVAKSPEGYRLGLTMAALIWVPFIVLAAIGALLFMDSITSAKPDGQSYKLAMTNKHNWVMAFLYVGTFGSFIGFSFAFPTLIRANFPELENVGILVALGNLAFLGALVGSFTRPFGGWLADRMGGGAKITLGVFVSQAAGIGLILIALELHSFPLYLAAFLILFVLTGIGNGSTYRMIPTIFSAQSKKRAAEIGQDPAEAAASAKRQAGAALGVVGAVGAFGGFLLQQALRLSNIHLGSMTPAFGAYAVLFLVMGGVTWWFYLRSEFAVQRIPSLAYANV comes from the coding sequence ATGACTGCAACCGCAGATGCCATCGTGAAGACACAGGTACCGGACTTCGAGTATCAGAGACGGGGGCGGTGGCTCGACCACTGGAATCCCGAGGACGAGCGATTCTGGGAATCGGGCGGCAAGAGGACAGCCTGGAAGAATCTGGCACTGTCGGTGTTCTCCGAACACCTGGGGTTCAACGTCTGGGTGATCTGGACCATTGTCGTCACCAATATGGGTAACGCTGGGTTCGCGTTCATGCAGGGTGAGCAGGCGCTGAACAACGCATTGCTATTGACGTCCGTCCCGGTGCTGGTCGGCGCGGCGCTGCGGGTGCCATACACCTTCGCGATCCCGAAGTTCGGTGGCCGCGCATTCACCGCGTTCAGTGCATCCATGCTGTTGTTCCCGTGTCTCGGACTGGCGTACTTCATCAACCAGCCGAACACCTCGATGGGTGTGTTCCTGGTATTGGCCGCGCTGGCCGGCTTCGGAGGCGGTAACTTCTCCTCCTCGATGGCGAACATTTCCTTCTTCTTCCCGGAGGGTAAGAAGGGCGCGGCGCTCGGCATCAACGCCGCGGGAGGCAACCTCGGTGTCGCGGTGACCCAGCTCGCTCTTCCGCTGGTGATCGCGCTGGGCACGACAGTCGTCGCAAAGTCGCCGGAAGGCTACCGACTGGGGCTTACGATGGCGGCCCTGATCTGGGTGCCCTTCATCGTGCTCGCCGCGATCGGAGCCCTGCTGTTCATGGACAGCATCACCAGCGCCAAGCCTGACGGCCAGTCATACAAGCTGGCGATGACCAACAAGCACAACTGGGTGATGGCTTTCCTCTACGTCGGTACGTTCGGATCGTTCATCGGTTTCTCGTTCGCCTTCCCGACCCTCATCCGGGCAAACTTCCCCGAACTCGAGAACGTCGGAATTCTTGTCGCGCTCGGTAACCTGGCGTTCCTCGGGGCGCTGGTGGGCTCGTTCACCAGGCCGTTCGGTGGCTGGCTCGCCGACCGAATGGGTGGCGGCGCGAAGATCACTCTCGGCGTGTTCGTCAGCCAGGCCGCGGGTATCGGACTGATTCTGATCGCTCTCGAATTGCACAGCTTCCCGCTGTATCTGGCAGCGTTCCTGATCCTGTTCGTCCTCACCGGTATCGGCAACGGCTCGACCTACCGAATGATCCCGACGATCTTCAGTGCCCAGTCCAAGAAGAGGGCCGCCGAGATCGGGCAGGACCCTGCGGAAGCTGCGGCGTCGGCGAAGCGGCAAGCCGGTGCGGCTCTCGGTGTGGTCGGTGCGGTCGGCGCCTTCGGTGGATTCCTGTTGCAGCAGGCCCTGCGCCTGTCCAATATCCACCTGGGCAGCATGACGCCCGCGTTCGGCGCCTATGCAGTGCTGTTCTTGGTGATGGGCGGCGTGACGTGGTGGTTCTACCTGCGCTCGGAGTTCGCGGTGCAGAGGATCCCGTCACTGGCGTACGCGAACGTATAG
- a CDS encoding GNAT family N-acetyltransferase, with protein MNLVVERADFGDKSLAAFLQAHLDDIAPTAPDESQHALDMSGLMKPSVRLWVVRHRDEVVSTGALAQFEPGHEELKSMRTDPRLRGQGVAHALLQYLIQDARSRGVTRISLETGSMDFFAPARRLYARAGFIECPPFGDYLDDPNSTFMTLPL; from the coding sequence GTGAATCTGGTAGTCGAGCGCGCTGATTTTGGCGACAAGAGTCTTGCTGCCTTCCTGCAGGCGCACCTCGACGACATCGCTCCGACGGCACCTGATGAAAGCCAGCATGCTCTCGACATGTCCGGGCTCATGAAGCCGTCTGTCCGTCTCTGGGTTGTCCGACATCGCGATGAGGTTGTCTCGACCGGCGCGCTTGCCCAGTTCGAACCGGGCCACGAGGAGCTCAAGAGTATGCGCACCGATCCCCGCCTACGGGGGCAAGGAGTTGCACACGCTCTGCTCCAATACTTGATTCAGGATGCCAGGAGTCGAGGGGTTACACGGATCTCGTTGGAGACCGGCTCTATGGACTTCTTCGCACCGGCGCGACGTCTATATGCCAGAGCGGGCTTCATCGAGTGCCCGCCTTTCGGCGACTACCTCGACGACCCGAACAGCACCTTCATGACACTGCCGCTGTGA
- a CDS encoding ABC transporter permease: MLTELTRLDLRLRRRSLIGYSLGIAVYTFVIVALYPAFKNDAGLDDFAQSNATMAALFGVGDSLTSSSGWLNANLYANFLPLVVLLLGIGYGASCLAGQDEDGTLGVMVAMPISRRRIAGQKFAALGLIGIPVAIVAALVVILGRGFELTVDLGNLAGVTLGVLLLGICFGALAMLVGGLSGSRGLALGISSAVAAASYLINSLAPIVDWIRPARYASPFYYAIGDNQLENGLRLSYAAVLVAVALALFAAAVLAFERLDVH, from the coding sequence ATGCTCACTGAGCTGACCCGACTGGACCTACGACTGCGCCGCCGATCGCTGATCGGCTATTCGTTGGGGATCGCGGTGTATACGTTCGTTATCGTCGCGCTGTATCCAGCCTTCAAGAACGACGCGGGGCTCGACGACTTTGCACAGAGCAACGCCACGATGGCCGCTCTGTTCGGTGTCGGCGACTCGTTGACGAGTTCATCCGGGTGGCTGAACGCCAACCTGTACGCCAACTTCCTGCCTTTGGTGGTGCTGCTCCTCGGAATCGGATACGGGGCATCTTGCTTGGCCGGACAGGACGAGGACGGCACCCTCGGCGTCATGGTCGCTATGCCGATCTCTCGGCGACGTATCGCCGGCCAGAAATTCGCCGCGCTGGGTCTGATCGGAATCCCGGTCGCCATCGTGGCCGCCCTGGTGGTCATATTGGGGCGGGGTTTCGAGTTGACGGTGGACCTCGGGAATCTCGCTGGGGTCACGCTCGGTGTCCTGCTGCTCGGCATCTGTTTCGGTGCACTTGCCATGCTGGTCGGCGGGTTGAGTGGAAGCCGTGGTCTGGCATTGGGCATTTCCTCGGCAGTCGCAGCAGCGTCCTACCTGATCAACTCCCTTGCCCCCATCGTGGATTGGATTCGGCCGGCGCGTTATGCGTCGCCGTTCTACTACGCGATCGGTGACAACCAACTCGAGAACGGTTTGCGCCTGTCCTACGCCGCGGTGCTGGTCGCGGTTGCACTTGCCCTGTTCGCTGCGGCCGTCCTCGCCTTCGAGCGCCTCGACGTGCACTGA
- a CDS encoding ABC transporter ATP-binding protein, translated as MDPGDVKASASVIDVAGLTRRFGSRRGVTDLDFSISAGEVFGFLGPNGAGKSTTIRLLLGLYRADSGTMSVLGHDPVHESVHIHRRVGYLPGEVALYPMLTGRRHLDTVARIRGLTDLSYRDELVERFGAELDAPVRTLSKGNRQKIGLVLAFMHKPELLILDEPTSGLDPLLQQEFVVLVRETVAQGRTVFLSSHELDEVQRLADRVAIIREGRLVVTDTVERLRHNAPRTVELRFDHDIDTTALSNLEGVRVVTDVDRRVTLAVAGPIAPLLRVVADLEPADMTARGADLDELFLTYYRQEPKGEATDAH; from the coding sequence ATGGATCCTGGTGATGTGAAGGCGTCAGCGTCGGTTATCGACGTCGCGGGTCTCACCCGCCGATTCGGGTCCCGCCGAGGCGTGACCGACCTCGATTTCTCGATAAGTGCCGGTGAAGTGTTCGGGTTCCTCGGACCGAACGGTGCCGGGAAGTCCACCACGATCCGGCTGTTGCTCGGCTTGTATCGGGCCGACTCCGGAACCATGTCCGTTCTCGGCCACGATCCCGTGCATGAAAGCGTGCACATCCACCGGCGTGTGGGTTATCTGCCCGGCGAGGTCGCCCTCTACCCGATGCTGACCGGACGCCGCCACCTCGACACGGTCGCGCGGATACGCGGCCTCACGGATTTGTCGTACCGTGACGAGCTGGTCGAACGCTTCGGCGCCGAACTCGACGCCCCGGTGCGAACACTGTCCAAGGGCAATCGGCAGAAGATCGGTCTGGTGCTGGCCTTCATGCACAAGCCGGAGTTGCTGATACTGGACGAGCCGACGTCAGGGCTCGACCCATTGCTCCAGCAGGAATTCGTAGTGCTGGTCCGGGAAACCGTTGCGCAGGGGCGGACGGTGTTCTTGTCCTCGCACGAGCTCGACGAAGTGCAGAGGTTGGCCGATCGGGTGGCGATCATCAGGGAGGGCCGGCTCGTGGTCACCGACACCGTTGAGAGGCTGCGGCACAATGCACCGCGCACCGTCGAGCTTCGTTTCGACCACGACATCGACACCACGGCGCTGTCGAACCTCGAGGGAGTTCGCGTTGTCACCGACGTCGATCGCCGGGTCACTCTCGCGGTCGCAGGACCTATTGCCCCACTCTTGCGAGTGGTCGCCGACCTCGAACCTGCGGATATGACCGCTCGCGGCGCCGATCTCGACGAGCTGTTCCTGACCTACTACCGCCAGGAGCCTAAAGGGGAGGCCACCGATGCTCACTGA
- a CDS encoding GNAT family N-acetyltransferase, which produces MKGTPMLNVDLATEEDGHAILALQNAGEAWLAERGIRQWDRREMSLPTVLEHIRRREYYVGREEPGEAVRAAFRLLWSDEAVWGHQAEFSGYVRGLVIDRSCAGRGLGSQLLDWAAERARNAGAALLRLDCGQDNAALRDYYARAGFVEVGRRDCDPHCGYGAVLLERRITNAH; this is translated from the coding sequence ATGAAGGGAACTCCCATGTTGAATGTCGACTTGGCGACAGAGGAAGACGGCCATGCAATCCTGGCGTTGCAGAATGCGGGCGAAGCCTGGCTCGCCGAGCGCGGGATTCGGCAATGGGATCGCCGCGAGATGTCCCTGCCAACCGTGCTCGAGCACATTCGACGGCGTGAATACTACGTAGGCCGCGAAGAGCCGGGCGAGGCGGTACGGGCCGCATTTCGGCTGTTGTGGTCGGACGAGGCTGTCTGGGGGCATCAGGCCGAATTCTCAGGCTATGTGCGCGGTTTGGTCATCGACCGTTCCTGTGCCGGCAGGGGGCTCGGTTCGCAGTTGCTCGATTGGGCCGCCGAACGAGCTCGCAATGCCGGTGCGGCGCTGCTGCGCCTGGACTGCGGTCAGGACAATGCTGCGTTGCGCGATTACTACGCGCGGGCCGGATTCGTCGAAGTCGGCAGACGAGACTGCGACCCCCACTGCGGATACGGTGCCGTTCTACTCGAGCGCCGAATAACGAACGCTCACTGA
- a CDS encoding GNAT family N-acetyltransferase, translating to MLNIELAEAEDARAILALRHAATAWLAERGIRQWDHSEMPMPTVLEHVGRGEYYVVRRESGGSVLGAIRLVWSDPEIWGHQQEFSGYVHGLVIDRSQSGTKLGSRLLEWAADRARDAGAELLRLDCTEHNTALREYYARAGFVEVGRRDFDDLWYSLVLLERRI from the coding sequence ATGTTGAACATCGAGCTGGCGGAAGCCGAAGACGCCCGGGCTATTTTGGCTTTGCGACATGCAGCCACGGCGTGGCTCGCCGAGCGTGGGATACGACAGTGGGACCACAGTGAGATGCCGATGCCCACAGTGCTCGAACACGTTGGACGAGGTGAGTATTACGTTGTCCGTCGGGAATCGGGCGGATCCGTGCTCGGTGCGATCCGTCTTGTGTGGTCGGATCCGGAAATCTGGGGCCACCAGCAAGAATTCTCCGGATACGTGCACGGGTTGGTGATCGACCGTTCTCAATCGGGTACGAAGCTCGGTTCACGGTTGCTCGAATGGGCCGCCGATCGAGCCCGTGATGCCGGCGCCGAGCTATTGCGGCTCGACTGCACCGAACACAACACGGCACTACGCGAATACTATGCGCGAGCCGGATTCGTCGAGGTCGGGCGACGCGACTTCGACGACCTCTGGTACAGCCTCGTTCTGCTCGAGCGCCGTATTTGA
- a CDS encoding peptide MFS transporter has product MGNSSVSEQDQASGSTFLGQPAALANLFGVEMWERFSFYGMTAILIYYLYYPVTDGGLGISQAAATSIVGAYGGTVYFSTIIGAWVADRLLGSERTLFYSAVLVIIGHVALATLPGLPGVGVGLVLVALGSGAVKANATSMVGELYGAGDNRRDAGYSIYYMGLNLGVLVGPLLTGLVNDIAGFRIGFALAALGMSVGLTQYVLYRGRLSGVSAEAANPLPRSDRLRYSAIALGVVVVVVAASVTHLLTADNLSGVVIVVTVLAAFGYFTIFLSSRKVTAVERSRIVAFIPLFIVSAVFWSLFQQQFTVLAIYADQRLDRNVFGWEFPAAWVRSITPVFLIIFAGLFAAMWTRLGPRQPTAPIKFAAGTAFTGLAFWAFLMFAGSGPNGAPLLGVVFICLLLTFGELLIAPVGLSLASKLAPAAFHTQTVALYYLSIALGTAAAGTLAQYYDVDNEVPYFATVGSFSVGVGVITALISPWIIRRMRGVR; this is encoded by the coding sequence ATGGGAAACAGTTCTGTTTCGGAGCAGGACCAAGCGTCTGGCAGCACCTTCCTGGGGCAGCCGGCCGCGCTGGCGAACCTGTTCGGTGTCGAAATGTGGGAACGGTTTTCGTTTTATGGGATGACCGCCATCCTCATCTACTACCTCTATTACCCGGTCACTGACGGTGGCCTTGGTATTTCCCAGGCGGCCGCCACGAGCATCGTCGGTGCATACGGCGGAACGGTGTACTTCTCGACGATCATCGGTGCATGGGTGGCAGACCGACTACTCGGATCCGAGCGCACCCTCTTCTACAGCGCGGTGCTCGTCATTATCGGGCACGTAGCGCTGGCAACCCTGCCCGGACTACCCGGCGTCGGTGTCGGGCTGGTGCTCGTCGCGCTGGGGAGCGGGGCGGTCAAGGCGAACGCCACCTCCATGGTCGGCGAACTGTACGGAGCTGGCGACAACCGCCGCGACGCCGGGTACTCGATCTACTACATGGGGCTCAATCTCGGGGTGTTGGTCGGCCCGTTGCTGACTGGGCTGGTCAATGACATTGCCGGTTTTCGCATCGGATTCGCACTGGCCGCGCTGGGCATGTCGGTGGGACTGACCCAATACGTGCTCTATCGCGGGCGGCTTTCGGGAGTGAGCGCAGAGGCCGCGAACCCGCTGCCAAGGTCGGACCGGCTGAGGTATTCCGCAATTGCCTTGGGTGTGGTGGTGGTCGTCGTGGCGGCATCTGTGACGCATTTGCTCACTGCCGACAACCTCTCCGGCGTCGTGATCGTGGTGACGGTGCTGGCGGCATTCGGGTACTTCACGATCTTTCTGTCGAGCAGGAAGGTTACCGCCGTAGAACGCAGTCGGATTGTCGCGTTCATCCCGTTGTTCATCGTCAGCGCGGTCTTCTGGTCCTTGTTCCAGCAGCAGTTCACGGTCCTGGCGATTTACGCCGACCAGAGACTCGACCGCAACGTGTTCGGTTGGGAATTCCCGGCCGCATGGGTACGGTCGATCACCCCGGTGTTTCTCATCATCTTTGCGGGACTGTTCGCAGCCATGTGGACAAGACTCGGCCCACGTCAACCGACCGCCCCGATCAAGTTCGCAGCCGGCACGGCTTTCACGGGTCTGGCGTTCTGGGCATTTCTGATGTTCGCCGGGAGCGGGCCGAATGGTGCACCGCTTCTCGGAGTCGTCTTCATATGCTTGTTGCTCACCTTCGGTGAACTTCTCATCGCACCGGTAGGGCTGTCACTGGCTTCGAAGCTCGCGCCGGCCGCGTTCCATACACAAACGGTCGCCCTGTACTACCTGTCGATCGCCCTCGGCACCGCCGCCGCCGGCACCCTGGCGCAGTACTATGACGTCGACAACGAGGTTCCCTACTTCGCGACGGTCGGGTCGTTCTCGGTAGGGGTCGGCGTGATCACGGCGCTGATTTCACCGTGGATCATTCGGAGAATGCGCGGTGTGCGGTAG
- the hutG gene encoding formimidoylglutamase, whose amino-acid sequence MTENPVAPPPTWTGQVDGTTQEHLRWHQAVTPLRDESHSCACVFIGFASDEGVARNKGRRGAAAGPDALRNALSSMAVAEPIRACDAGTIVVADDQLEAGQEALGATVAAALDAGQFPLVFGGGQEVAYGTYLGLAQSSARSPHLRIGVLNLDAHFDLRADPVANSGTPFRQMIERERAAGTSLQYSVLGISQPSNTTALFEAAHSLDARYLLDDDCSVTDRHRVAVFVSNFLSDADLVYLSIDLDVLPASVAPGVSAPAAYGVPLETIQFVCDAIAASGKLAVCDVAELNPAFDVDNRTARTAARLIHRIVTKRIPPPVLGSLPARSAARGLK is encoded by the coding sequence ATGACCGAGAATCCGGTTGCTCCCCCACCCACCTGGACCGGACAGGTGGACGGAACCACACAGGAACATCTGCGGTGGCACCAGGCGGTAACGCCCCTGAGAGACGAATCCCATTCCTGTGCCTGTGTTTTCATAGGATTTGCGAGTGATGAAGGGGTAGCGCGGAACAAGGGACGTCGAGGCGCCGCCGCGGGACCGGACGCCCTGCGAAATGCGCTGTCGTCGATGGCGGTCGCCGAGCCCATCCGAGCCTGCGACGCCGGCACGATTGTGGTCGCCGACGACCAGCTCGAAGCCGGCCAGGAGGCGCTCGGCGCAACAGTCGCAGCGGCTCTGGACGCCGGCCAGTTCCCGCTCGTATTCGGGGGAGGCCAGGAGGTCGCATACGGGACGTACCTCGGTCTCGCGCAGTCGTCCGCTCGCAGCCCCCATCTACGGATCGGAGTACTGAATCTGGACGCCCACTTCGATCTTCGTGCCGATCCGGTCGCGAATTCAGGTACCCCGTTCCGTCAAATGATCGAGCGGGAACGAGCTGCCGGCACTTCGCTGCAGTACTCCGTTCTCGGCATCAGCCAGCCGAGCAACACCACCGCGCTGTTCGAGGCAGCGCACAGTTTGGACGCCCGATATCTCCTCGACGACGACTGCTCCGTCACCGACCGCCATCGGGTGGCGGTCTTCGTCAGCAACTTCCTGTCCGATGCAGATCTCGTCTACCTCAGCATCGACCTCGATGTTCTTCCCGCGAGCGTCGCCCCGGGAGTGAGCGCTCCCGCCGCGTACGGTGTTCCGCTAGAGACGATCCAGTTCGTTTGCGATGCCATCGCAGCAAGCGGAAAGCTCGCAGTCTGCGATGTGGCCGAACTCAATCCGGCCTTCGATGTCGACAATCGCACGGCGCGAACCGCCGCTCGGTTGATCCACCGAATCGTCACCAAGCGAATTCCACCACCGGTACTGGGTTCCCTACCGGCCCGCAGCGCTGCGCGGGGCCTGAAATGA
- the nhaA gene encoding Na+/H+ antiporter NhaA: protein MSTSPTTRPPLFPRGSWAEASRIGEILRKETVGGALLLVASVVALVWANSPWKDGYTALGDITFGPEALHLNLSLGTWAADGLLAIFFFVVGLELKREFVAGDLRDPARAALPIAAALGGMALPALVFVLINLRTGDGALEGWAIPTATDIAFAVAILAVVSTHLPSTLRIFLLTLAVVDDLLAITIIAVFYTDHLSVAPLAAALVPLAAFAFAVQRRIRSWWVLLPLAAAAWTLIHASGVHATVAGVVLGFTVPVMRSKAAGGPDAGPGLAEHFEHRIRPVSAGFAVPVFAFFAAGVTIGGLSGLQDALRDPITLGIIAGLVLGKTFGIFGTTFMMSRFTRATLDSGLRWIDIFGVAMLAGIGFTVSLLIGELAYGTGERDVYVKIGVLFGSLIAALLAAIVLRIRNRAYRQIAEQEELDADHDGIPDVYSETRDRDVT from the coding sequence GTGAGCACTTCGCCAACAACACGACCTCCCCTGTTCCCTCGCGGATCGTGGGCGGAAGCCTCACGCATCGGCGAGATCCTCCGGAAGGAGACCGTCGGCGGTGCACTCTTGCTGGTGGCGTCCGTCGTCGCCCTGGTGTGGGCGAACTCGCCGTGGAAAGACGGTTACACCGCGCTCGGGGATATAACGTTCGGCCCGGAAGCGCTGCATCTGAACCTGTCCCTGGGGACATGGGCGGCCGACGGCCTGCTGGCGATCTTCTTCTTCGTCGTGGGCCTGGAACTCAAACGGGAGTTCGTGGCCGGCGACCTTCGTGATCCCGCGAGGGCCGCGCTGCCGATCGCCGCGGCGCTCGGCGGGATGGCGCTGCCGGCGCTGGTGTTCGTCTTGATCAACCTTCGTACCGGCGACGGCGCACTGGAGGGGTGGGCAATTCCAACGGCCACCGATATCGCGTTCGCCGTCGCCATCCTGGCCGTCGTCAGCACCCACCTGCCTTCGACGCTGCGCATCTTCCTGCTGACTTTGGCAGTGGTGGACGATCTGCTCGCGATCACGATCATCGCCGTCTTCTATACCGACCACTTGTCGGTAGCGCCATTGGCAGCGGCATTGGTCCCCTTGGCCGCTTTCGCCTTTGCGGTGCAGCGGAGGATTCGGTCGTGGTGGGTGTTGCTTCCGCTTGCCGCGGCCGCATGGACGCTCATTCATGCATCCGGCGTACACGCCACGGTTGCCGGAGTGGTACTGGGCTTCACCGTGCCCGTGATGCGGAGCAAGGCCGCGGGCGGGCCCGATGCAGGGCCGGGGTTGGCCGAGCACTTCGAGCACCGGATTCGTCCCGTCTCCGCAGGCTTCGCGGTGCCCGTGTTCGCGTTCTTCGCGGCCGGGGTCACCATCGGAGGACTGAGTGGGCTGCAAGACGCCCTGCGGGACCCGATCACCCTCGGCATCATCGCCGGCCTCGTGCTGGGCAAGACCTTCGGAATCTTCGGCACCACCTTCATGATGTCCCGATTCACTCGGGCGACACTCGATTCCGGACTGCGGTGGATCGACATCTTCGGCGTCGCGATGCTGGCCGGGATCGGGTTCACGGTGTCATTGCTGATCGGCGAACTCGCCTACGGCACGGGTGAGCGAGACGTCTACGTCAAGATCGGCGTGCTGTTCGGTTCTCTGATCGCCGCGCTCCTCGCCGCCATCGTGTTGCGGATCCGCAACCGCGCCTACCGACAGATTGCCGAGCAGGAGGAGCTGGACGCGGACCACGACGGAATCCCCGACGTGTACTCGGAGACCCGGGATCGGGACGTGACCTGA